The following coding sequences lie in one Blastopirellula retiformator genomic window:
- a CDS encoding substrate-binding periplasmic protein: protein MKSLVALPLLVVIFQTVGCQPSPQSTSEFDARKELVVAISPDIPPYVLDGATTGLEVELMQLALSQYELSFVQLPYGELETAVPNNKADVSVGVREANGGEFDSIDFIGFSNVAIAKKTADAKIEKVADLGGHPMLTWQKADQELGDKFQAMFGPGGPNRANYQEIADQRQQVEEFWKSDDAVIVIDENIFNHFSQDLGHSLTDMQVFKIFPDVTNFKVAFANESLCAEFNDRIHELCQTGQYAKLLKKYAVELPATPCD from the coding sequence ATGAAGTCCCTCGTCGCCCTGCCGCTGCTGGTCGTCATTTTCCAGACGGTTGGTTGTCAACCTTCTCCGCAATCAACGTCAGAATTTGACGCGCGGAAAGAATTGGTCGTCGCCATTTCGCCCGACATTCCGCCGTACGTCCTGGACGGGGCGACCACTGGCCTGGAAGTTGAGCTAATGCAGCTCGCCCTGTCTCAGTACGAACTGAGCTTCGTGCAGTTGCCTTACGGCGAACTGGAAACCGCGGTTCCCAACAATAAAGCGGATGTTTCCGTCGGGGTGCGGGAAGCGAACGGGGGCGAGTTCGACTCGATCGACTTCATCGGCTTCTCCAACGTCGCGATCGCCAAAAAGACAGCCGACGCCAAAATTGAGAAAGTCGCCGATCTCGGCGGCCATCCGATGCTGACCTGGCAAAAAGCGGATCAAGAATTGGGCGACAAGTTTCAAGCGATGTTCGGCCCCGGCGGACCCAACCGCGCCAACTATCAAGAAATCGCCGACCAACGGCAGCAAGTCGAAGAGTTCTGGAAGTCGGACGACGCGGTCATCGTAATCGACGAGAACATCTTCAACCACTTTTCCCAAGATCTGGGGCACTCTCTTACCGACATGCAGGTTTTTAAGATCTTTCCCGACGTCACCAATTTCAAAGTGGCGTTTGCAAACGAGTCGCTGTGCGCCGAGTTCAACGATCGCATTCACGAACTTTGCCAAACCGGCCAGTACGCCAAGCTGCTGAAGAAGTACGCGGTGGAACTTCCGGCAACGCCGTGCGACTAA
- a CDS encoding HXXEE domain-containing protein → MSIPEKTPSPLQWLDDNWPFAGAVSMLFLIGMLPLVAGVWSFALVLVFLQLIVYQIHQLEEHLGDRFRRFVNETVAGGQEALTPRATMWINVGCVWIVYFVSLLMAGLLDVGWGLIAVYTMLLNGIAHVAMTLALHRYNPGLWTAIFLFLPIGGFTWIILSESNGLGMLAHVVGLATALAIHIGIVLSVKHRQQMMTHLA, encoded by the coding sequence ATGTCGATTCCGGAAAAAACGCCTTCCCCGCTCCAGTGGCTCGATGACAACTGGCCGTTCGCCGGCGCCGTCTCGATGCTGTTTTTGATCGGCATGCTGCCGCTGGTCGCTGGCGTGTGGAGCTTCGCCCTGGTGCTGGTCTTTCTGCAGTTGATTGTCTATCAGATTCACCAGCTCGAAGAACACCTGGGGGATCGTTTTCGCCGCTTCGTCAACGAAACGGTCGCCGGTGGTCAAGAGGCGCTGACGCCGCGCGCCACCATGTGGATCAACGTCGGCTGCGTCTGGATCGTCTACTTCGTCTCTTTGCTGATGGCAGGCCTGTTGGACGTTGGCTGGGGTTTGATCGCCGTTTATACGATGCTGCTCAACGGCATCGCCCATGTCGCCATGACGCTGGCCCTGCACCGCTATAACCCAGGACTATGGACCGCGATCTTCTTGTTCCTGCCGATCGGCGGGTTCACCTGGATCATCTTGAGCGAGAGCAATGGTCTCGGCATGCTGGCCCACGTCGTTGGGCTCGCGACGGCGCTGGCAATTCATATTGGCATCGTCCTGAGCGTGAAACATCGCCAGCAGATGATGACGCACTTGGCCTAA
- a CDS encoding aldo/keto reductase, with product MQYRQLGGSGFKVPVLSLGTGTFGGGGEMFKAWGSTDVAEATRLVDVCLDAGLTMFDSADVYSQGVAEEILGQAVKGRRDQVLISTKATFRIGDGPNDVGSSRFHLTRAVEASLRRLGTDYIDLFQLHGFDATTPIEETLMTLDDLVKAGKIRYIGCSNFSGWHLMKSLAISEKYGLSRYVAHQAYYSLVGRDYEWELMPLALDQNVGAVVWSPLGWGRLTGKIRRGQPLPETTRLKSKVARDNGPPVSDKHVYDVVDALDQIAAETGKSVAQIALNWVLQRPSVATIIVGARNEEQLKQNLDVVDWNLTPEQVELLDKASETTLAYPYWHQRGFEERNPRPV from the coding sequence ATGCAATATCGACAACTCGGCGGATCCGGTTTCAAAGTCCCCGTCCTCAGTCTTGGCACCGGCACTTTTGGCGGCGGCGGAGAGATGTTTAAGGCGTGGGGCAGCACCGACGTCGCTGAAGCGACCCGTCTAGTCGACGTCTGCCTGGACGCCGGGCTGACGATGTTCGACTCGGCCGACGTTTACTCACAAGGCGTCGCCGAAGAGATTCTTGGCCAAGCGGTCAAAGGGCGCCGCGACCAAGTGCTGATCTCCACCAAAGCGACCTTCCGCATTGGTGACGGTCCGAACGACGTTGGGTCGTCCCGGTTTCACCTGACGCGAGCCGTCGAAGCGAGTCTCCGTCGCTTGGGAACCGACTACATCGACCTGTTCCAACTGCACGGCTTCGACGCGACGACGCCGATCGAAGAAACCTTGATGACGCTCGACGATTTGGTCAAAGCGGGCAAGATCCGCTACATCGGCTGCTCGAACTTCTCTGGCTGGCATTTGATGAAATCGCTCGCGATTTCTGAAAAGTACGGCCTATCGCGGTACGTCGCTCACCAAGCCTATTACTCTTTGGTCGGCCGCGACTACGAATGGGAACTGATGCCGCTAGCGCTCGATCAAAACGTGGGCGCCGTCGTCTGGAGTCCGCTCGGTTGGGGACGCTTGACTGGCAAGATTCGTCGCGGCCAACCACTTCCGGAAACGACCCGCCTAAAAAGCAAAGTGGCCCGCGACAATGGACCGCCGGTCTCGGATAAGCACGTTTACGACGTTGTCGACGCGCTTGACCAGATCGCCGCGGAAACGGGCAAGTCGGTCGCCCAGATTGCGCTCAACTGGGTGCTGCAGCGTCCGTCGGTGGCGACGATCATCGTTGGCGCCCGTAACGAAGAACAGTTGAAGCAGAACCTGGACGTGGTCGATTGGAACCTGACGCCCGAGCAAGTGGAGCTGCTCGACAAAGCGAGCGAAACCACGCTCGCCTATCCATACTGGCATCAACGCGGATTCGAGGAACGAAACCCACGACCGGTCTAA
- the ilvA gene encoding threonine ammonia-lyase, biosynthetic, protein MLGPGQTPHDQLAAGEKSTAAPLGLTDYLLKILNARVYDVAIESPLEKATRLSKRLGNAVYLKREDNQPSFSFKLRGAYNKMAHLSPEQLSRGVICASAGNHAQGVALSAHRLGSRALIVMPVTTPKLKIEAVRAFHGEVTLHGESYTDAYNHATEIAAEQGLTFVHPFDDPEVIAGQGTIALEVLQQLQQPIHAIFCAIGGGGLISGVAAYVKAVQPEIKVIGVQVADSNAMVQSVAAGQRVQLSEVGLFSDGTAVKLVGEETFRITQALVDEFIVVDNDSVCAAIKDVFEDTRSILEPAGALSVAGLKKYVAQKGAVDENLVAVTCGANMNFDRLRFVAERAELGEQREALFAVTIPEQPGSFKRLCEILGTRGITEFNYRMADNAQAHVFVGLTTSSRQDTEATIDKLNEHGFVAVDLTNDELSKMHVRYMVGGRSPHVTNERLYRFDFPERPGALMKFLSHMPPSWNISLFHYRSQGGDVGRILAGIQVPESELPGVDEFLSGLAYPCVDETENPAYRLFLQ, encoded by the coding sequence ATGCTCGGCCCTGGCCAAACTCCTCATGATCAGCTTGCCGCGGGCGAAAAGTCGACCGCCGCGCCTTTGGGGCTGACCGACTATCTGCTGAAGATCTTGAACGCGCGGGTCTACGATGTGGCGATCGAGTCGCCGCTAGAAAAGGCGACCCGATTGTCGAAGCGGCTCGGCAATGCGGTTTACCTCAAGCGAGAGGACAATCAGCCGTCGTTCAGCTTCAAGCTGCGCGGCGCCTACAACAAAATGGCTCACCTGTCGCCAGAGCAACTGTCGCGCGGCGTCATTTGCGCTTCGGCCGGAAATCACGCCCAGGGGGTCGCGCTAAGCGCTCATCGGCTTGGGAGTCGCGCTTTAATCGTGATGCCGGTCACCACCCCCAAGTTGAAGATCGAAGCGGTCCGCGCCTTCCATGGAGAAGTGACGCTGCATGGCGAAAGCTATACCGACGCTTACAACCACGCCACCGAGATCGCCGCCGAGCAGGGACTGACCTTCGTGCATCCGTTTGACGATCCCGAAGTGATCGCCGGACAGGGGACGATTGCGCTGGAAGTTTTGCAGCAATTGCAGCAACCGATCCACGCCATTTTTTGTGCGATTGGGGGCGGTGGATTGATTTCGGGGGTCGCCGCCTACGTAAAGGCGGTTCAGCCCGAGATCAAGGTGATTGGCGTCCAGGTCGCCGACTCCAACGCGATGGTCCAATCGGTCGCCGCGGGACAGCGAGTGCAGTTGAGCGAAGTTGGACTATTCTCCGACGGCACCGCGGTAAAGCTGGTCGGGGAAGAGACGTTCCGGATTACGCAGGCGCTGGTCGATGAGTTTATCGTCGTCGACAACGATTCGGTATGCGCCGCGATCAAGGATGTGTTTGAGGATACTCGCAGCATCTTGGAGCCTGCGGGCGCACTCAGCGTCGCTGGTCTGAAGAAGTACGTGGCCCAGAAGGGCGCCGTCGACGAAAATCTGGTCGCGGTCACCTGCGGCGCCAACATGAACTTCGATCGACTGCGCTTCGTCGCCGAGCGGGCCGAATTGGGCGAACAGCGTGAAGCCCTGTTCGCCGTCACCATTCCCGAACAGCCAGGCAGCTTCAAGCGGCTGTGCGAGATCTTGGGAACCCGCGGCATTACCGAGTTCAACTACCGCATGGCCGATAACGCTCAGGCCCATGTCTTCGTCGGACTAACGACATCCAGCCGCCAAGATACCGAGGCGACGATCGACAAGCTGAACGAGCATGGTTTTGTCGCGGTTGATTTGACCAACGATGAGCTCTCGAAGATGCATGTCCGCTATATGGTCGGCGGACGGAGCCCGCACGTTACGAACGAGCGACTCTATCGCTTTGATTTTCCCGAACGCCCCGGCGCGCTGATGAAATTCCTATCGCACATGCCGCCCAGTTGGAACATCAGCCTGTTTCACTATCGCAGCCAAGGTGGCGACGTCGGGCGGATCCTGGCCGGGATTCAAGTTCCCGAGAGCGAGTTGCCAGGCGTCGATGAGTTTCTGAGCGGTTTGGCCTATCCCTGCGTCGACGAGACCGAGAACCCGGCGTATCGGTTGTTCTTGCAGTAG
- a CDS encoding sulfite exporter TauE/SafE family protein gives MQDFLRYAPIGFLVGAYGTLVGAGGGSVLVPILLMMMPDESPAKITAISLAVVFFNAYSGTVAYMRMGRIDYRAGTIFTVAGIPGAILGTMLVRTMPRQLFDPIFGTLLVLIGGWLFSNPLGSAKLDDDNNQPISGPRMLIGSLGSAYIGVVSSLLGIGGGIIHVPFLIRALHMPPHFATATSHFVLTFIALTATITHVCMGEFQGELSTTMYLAVGVMMGAPIGAAVSTKLKGSLIVKMLALALCFVGIRLLIRMF, from the coding sequence ATGCAAGATTTTCTCCGGTACGCACCAATCGGGTTTCTGGTTGGCGCCTACGGAACCTTGGTGGGCGCCGGTGGCGGATCGGTCCTGGTGCCGATCTTGCTGATGATGATGCCGGATGAGTCGCCCGCCAAAATCACGGCGATCTCTCTGGCGGTCGTTTTCTTCAACGCCTATTCCGGCACCGTCGCCTACATGCGAATGGGCCGCATCGACTATCGCGCCGGAACCATCTTCACCGTCGCAGGCATTCCCGGCGCCATCCTCGGCACGATGCTCGTCCGCACGATGCCGCGGCAGTTGTTCGATCCGATCTTTGGCACGCTGTTGGTGCTGATCGGCGGGTGGCTATTTTCTAATCCGCTCGGCTCGGCGAAGCTGGACGACGACAACAACCAGCCAATCAGCGGTCCGCGGATGTTGATCGGTTCGCTCGGCAGCGCCTACATCGGCGTGGTCTCCAGCTTGCTGGGGATTGGCGGCGGCATCATTCATGTGCCGTTCCTGATTCGTGCGCTGCACATGCCGCCCCATTTCGCCACCGCCACCTCGCACTTCGTACTGACGTTCATCGCGTTGACCGCAACGATCACGCATGTCTGCATGGGCGAGTTTCAAGGCGAGCTCTCGACCACCATGTATCTGGCGGTCGGCGTGATGATGGGCGCCCCAATCGGCGCCGCCGTCTCGACCAAGCTGAAAGGCTCGCTGATCGTCAAGATGCTGGCGTTGGCCCTCTGCTTTGTCGGCATCCGGTTGTTGATCCGAATGTTTTAG
- a CDS encoding DEAD/DEAH box helicase — protein sequence MSISSFRELQLSESIQEALAAENYHTPTPIQGQAIPHLLEGSDLIGCAQTGTGKTAAFALPILNQLEQGRRRADPCAPRVLVLSPTRELATQIAESFKTYGRNIKFRLTTIFGGVGQNPQVRALKRGVHIAIATPGRLIDLMDQGYVDLSQTTTFVLDEADRMLDMGFLPALKTIISELPEKRQTVFFTATMPPKVAQLAGGLLQNPIRVEVAPESTTAERVEQRVLYVNQNDKRALLEHSLQGEGVGRTLVFTKTKHGADRLAKDLNASGIRSDAIHGNKTQNKRNRALESFRKGRTQVLVATDVAARGIDVDGVTHVVNYDLPIDPESYVHRIGRTGRAGREGIALSFCDHGEIGALRAIERLIRMSIVVDAEHPFHFEPRSRGPRSGGGGPRRKYGKPYGRSGGGNRSQSGGSGGSKYGGDRQSGGESSGERPKSYGQGGRGGSKRPGGKRPFGGKPKRRTGGER from the coding sequence TTGAGTATTTCGAGTTTCCGTGAATTGCAGCTGAGCGAATCGATCCAAGAAGCGCTGGCCGCCGAAAACTACCACACCCCGACCCCGATCCAAGGTCAGGCGATTCCGCACCTGCTGGAAGGGAGCGACCTGATCGGTTGTGCCCAGACCGGTACCGGCAAGACCGCCGCGTTCGCGTTGCCGATCTTGAATCAGCTAGAGCAAGGTCGCCGTCGCGCTGACCCATGTGCGCCCCGGGTCTTGGTCTTGTCGCCGACCCGCGAACTGGCGACCCAGATCGCCGAGAGCTTCAAGACGTATGGTCGTAACATCAAGTTCCGGCTGACCACCATCTTTGGCGGCGTCGGCCAAAACCCGCAGGTCCGAGCTTTGAAACGCGGCGTGCACATCGCGATCGCCACGCCGGGCCGCCTGATCGACTTGATGGATCAAGGCTACGTCGATCTAAGCCAAACGACGACCTTCGTCCTGGACGAAGCCGATCGGATGCTCGACATGGGCTTTTTGCCCGCGCTGAAGACGATCATTTCGGAGCTGCCGGAAAAGCGTCAGACCGTTTTCTTCACCGCGACCATGCCGCCCAAGGTCGCCCAGTTGGCTGGCGGCCTGTTGCAAAACCCGATTCGCGTCGAGGTCGCTCCCGAGTCGACCACCGCCGAACGCGTTGAGCAACGCGTGCTGTACGTCAACCAAAACGATAAGCGGGCGTTGCTCGAACATTCGCTGCAAGGCGAAGGGGTCGGCCGTACGCTCGTCTTTACCAAAACCAAGCATGGCGCCGATCGATTGGCCAAAGACTTGAACGCCTCTGGGATTCGCAGCGATGCGATCCATGGCAACAAGACGCAGAATAAGCGTAATCGTGCACTGGAAAGCTTCCGTAAGGGGCGCACCCAGGTGTTGGTCGCCACGGACGTCGCCGCTCGCGGTATCGATGTCGATGGCGTCACCCACGTCGTTAACTACGATCTGCCGATCGATCCCGAAAGCTACGTCCACCGCATTGGCCGTACGGGCCGCGCTGGTCGCGAAGGGATCGCGTTGTCGTTCTGCGATCATGGCGAAATCGGCGCCTTGCGTGCCATTGAACGCCTGATTCGGATGTCGATCGTCGTGGACGCCGAACACCCGTTCCATTTTGAACCCCGTTCGCGTGGACCGCGCAGCGGCGGTGGCGGACCGCGTCGCAAGTATGGCAAGCCGTACGGACGTTCGGGCGGCGGCAACCGAAGCCAAAGCGGCGGCTCGGGCGGCAGCAAGTATGGCGGCGATCGCCAGAGCGGCGGCGAATCATCGGGCGAACGTCCGAAGTCGTACGGCCAGGGTGGTCGCGGCGGCTCGAAACGCCCAGGCGGAAAACGCCCCTTCGGCGGGAAGCCAAAACGCCGAACCGGCGGCGAACGCTAA
- a CDS encoding glycerophosphodiester phosphodiesterase, with product MSQDSMIRAATVAGWVWLGMFGVALAQQTASWQLRDHLPIEQFTLQAHRGAGELSEENTLEAFELGWSLNCIPEADVRTTKDGVIVAFHDANFARVAKDVTPELAKQGVKDLTLDQLRQLDVGSWKGSDFENRQTPTLAEVFALMRKDRSRRLYLDWKDADLPQLAALVKKEDVESQVIFASTLYPKLQEWMRLSPHSQTLLWMRGDDAKLEKRFDELRATDFADVTQLQIHVHLTKPADQVKRTDINPFKETDAFLIARGEELRKRGILYQTLPYGGASEVIYLKLLDLGFMSFATDHPHITWNAVNEHYAE from the coding sequence ATGAGTCAAGACAGCATGATTCGAGCGGCGACAGTAGCAGGTTGGGTTTGGCTGGGAATGTTCGGCGTCGCGCTTGCGCAGCAAACCGCGTCTTGGCAGTTGCGAGATCACTTGCCGATCGAGCAGTTCACGCTGCAGGCCCATCGGGGCGCCGGCGAACTGTCGGAAGAAAATACGCTGGAAGCGTTTGAACTTGGCTGGAGCCTGAATTGCATCCCAGAAGCGGATGTGCGGACGACCAAAGATGGCGTCATCGTAGCGTTCCACGACGCCAACTTTGCCCGGGTGGCAAAAGACGTCACGCCGGAACTGGCCAAGCAGGGCGTGAAAGACCTGACGCTGGACCAACTGCGTCAGTTGGATGTCGGATCGTGGAAGGGGAGCGATTTTGAGAATCGCCAAACGCCGACGTTGGCCGAGGTTTTCGCCTTGATGCGGAAAGATCGTTCGCGGCGACTCTATCTCGACTGGAAAGACGCCGACCTGCCGCAGTTGGCCGCGCTGGTCAAGAAGGAGGATGTTGAAAGTCAGGTGATCTTTGCGTCGACCCTTTATCCGAAACTGCAGGAGTGGATGCGGCTCTCGCCACATTCGCAAACGCTACTTTGGATGCGCGGCGATGACGCCAAATTGGAGAAGCGGTTTGACGAGCTTCGCGCAACCGACTTTGCCGACGTGACCCAACTGCAGATCCATGTGCACCTGACCAAGCCAGCCGACCAGGTGAAGCGAACCGATATCAATCCGTTTAAAGAGACCGATGCGTTTCTGATCGCTCGCGGCGAAGAGTTGCGCAAACGCGGGATCTTGTATCAGACGCTTCCTTATGGCGGAGCGAGCGAGGTGATCTATTTGAAGCTGCTTGATCTCGGCTTCATGTCGTTCGCGACCGATCATCCGCACATCACGTGGAACGCCGTTAACGAGCACTACGCCGAGTAG
- a CDS encoding DUF2239 family protein, which produces MATTAPTQCTAFAGTRQIGSGELATVAPAVWQAMQADNDLEVLVYEDATGTLVDFDFYGSLEEILDRLDSADRWAQDDAIHAAKRPQRKAVVREVKLLPRHWQWLDTQPGGASAALRRLVEEAKRVSGPADRVRRSQEAAYHFMADMAGDLVGFEEANRALFAGDLARFEEMSATWPVDVTNYIKRLGAAAFAK; this is translated from the coding sequence ATGGCGACCACAGCGCCAACGCAATGCACCGCCTTTGCTGGCACTCGCCAAATCGGATCGGGAGAACTGGCGACAGTCGCCCCGGCCGTCTGGCAGGCGATGCAGGCGGACAACGATTTAGAGGTCCTGGTTTACGAGGACGCTACAGGAACGTTGGTCGACTTCGATTTCTATGGCAGCCTCGAAGAGATTCTGGATCGACTGGACTCGGCCGACCGCTGGGCTCAAGACGACGCGATTCACGCCGCCAAGCGCCCGCAACGAAAAGCGGTAGTCCGGGAAGTGAAGTTGCTCCCCCGCCATTGGCAGTGGCTCGACACACAGCCAGGCGGCGCGTCGGCGGCGTTGCGGCGATTAGTCGAAGAAGCGAAACGCGTCAGCGGACCTGCCGATCGGGTGCGTCGCTCGCAAGAAGCCGCCTATCATTTCATGGCCGATATGGCGGGCGACCTGGTTGGATTTGAAGAAGCGAACCGGGCGTTGTTCGCGGGGGACCTTGCCCGGTTCGAGGAGATGTCGGCAACCTGGCCGGTTGATGTGACGAATTACATCAAACGCTTGGGCGCCGCCGCGTTCGCCAAGTAG
- a CDS encoding alpha/beta hydrolase, translated as MKKDLIYATIGDRPLKLDLYLPQEAKKPLPLVIWVHGGGWMSGTKDGCPARRLIADGFAVASIEYRLSGEAIFPAQIEDCKAAVRWLRANADKYGLDPNKFGVWGSSAGGHLVALLGTTSDTEHFDVGDHLDVSSRVQAVCDYYGPTDMLKMDEGKPATARRRHDGPDSPESKLIGGPILENKDKVARANPITYISPKTPPFLIVHGDADPTVAHLQSVLLYDALKKENLPVHFHTIEGAGHGKGFGGADVTEMVDQFFAATLKSEAPIENKQMTSKSKASEPRGAARSAQGRRPQMSYEQVMARADRNKDGKVTKEEFDGPPRLFPVLDRNEDGELTRDDFR; from the coding sequence ATGAAAAAGGATTTAATCTACGCCACAATTGGGGATCGCCCGCTGAAACTCGATCTCTACCTGCCCCAGGAGGCGAAGAAGCCGTTGCCGCTGGTGATTTGGGTGCACGGCGGCGGCTGGATGAGCGGAACCAAGGATGGCTGTCCAGCGCGGCGACTGATCGCGGATGGCTTCGCGGTGGCCAGCATCGAATATCGCCTGAGCGGCGAAGCGATTTTCCCCGCCCAGATCGAAGACTGCAAAGCGGCGGTTCGGTGGTTGCGAGCCAATGCCGACAAGTATGGACTCGATCCCAATAAGTTCGGCGTTTGGGGCAGTTCGGCCGGTGGACATCTGGTCGCGCTGTTGGGAACGACCAGCGATACCGAACATTTCGATGTGGGGGATCATCTCGACGTTTCGAGCCGCGTGCAGGCGGTTTGCGATTACTACGGCCCGACTGACATGCTGAAGATGGACGAAGGAAAACCGGCCACGGCGCGGCGACGTCATGACGGGCCCGATTCGCCTGAATCGAAGCTGATTGGCGGTCCGATTCTGGAGAACAAGGACAAGGTCGCTAGGGCGAATCCCATTACCTACATCAGTCCGAAGACCCCTCCCTTTTTGATCGTGCATGGTGACGCCGACCCGACGGTCGCCCATCTTCAAAGCGTGCTGCTGTACGACGCTTTGAAGAAGGAGAACTTGCCGGTCCATTTTCATACCATCGAAGGGGCTGGCCACGGGAAGGGATTTGGCGGCGCCGACGTGACCGAAATGGTCGACCAGTTTTTCGCCGCGACGCTCAAAAGCGAAGCGCCGATTGAGAACAAGCAAATGACGTCGAAGAGCAAAGCGAGCGAGCCGCGCGGCGCCGCTCGTTCTGCTCAGGGACGCCGACCGCAGATGAGCTACGAGCAAGTCATGGCCCGGGCTGACCGGAACAAGGATGGCAAAGTCACGAAGGAAGAGTTCGATGGCCCTCCCCGCTTGTTTCCGGTCTTGGACCGTAATGAGGATGGTGAATTAACGCGTGATGACTTCCGCTAA
- a CDS encoding dioxygenase family protein, with the protein MNNSTSFSRRRWMAGAFGIACFSNRGLLADYLYPSPSLTEGPFYPNKMPLDQDNDLILINDSITPAVGEITHLTGRVLSTSGEPIRNATVEIWQCDANAVYLHTRDSAGKQDQQDKNFQGFGRFETASTGEYRFRTIKPVPYPGRPAGHIHAKVKVGGREVLTTQIFVRGAVGNARDGVYRSAGDLIDRELVTTDFTPIADSKIGELAATFDFVIGRTPDDRDFPANRRGDR; encoded by the coding sequence ATGAATAACTCAACATCATTTTCGCGCCGTCGCTGGATGGCAGGGGCCTTCGGCATCGCTTGTTTTTCGAACCGTGGGCTGTTGGCCGACTATCTATATCCTTCGCCGTCGCTGACCGAGGGGCCGTTCTATCCCAACAAGATGCCGCTCGATCAAGACAACGACCTGATCCTGATCAACGACAGCATCACGCCTGCGGTGGGCGAGATCACGCATCTGACGGGTCGCGTGCTGTCGACCAGCGGCGAGCCGATCCGCAACGCGACGGTCGAAATCTGGCAGTGCGACGCCAACGCCGTCTACTTGCACACCCGCGACAGCGCCGGAAAGCAGGATCAACAAGACAAAAACTTCCAAGGCTTTGGGCGGTTTGAAACCGCATCGACCGGCGAGTATCGCTTCCGCACGATCAAACCGGTTCCGTATCCGGGACGTCCGGCGGGCCATATTCACGCCAAGGTCAAAGTGGGCGGCCGCGAAGTTTTGACGACGCAGATCTTTGTCCGCGGCGCCGTAGGCAATGCTCGCGATGGCGTCTACCGCAGCGCAGGCGACCTGATTGATCGCGAGTTGGTGACGACCGACTTCACGCCGATTGCCGATTCCAAGATTGGCGAATTGGCGGCTACTTTCGATTTTGTGATTGGCCGTACGCCGGATGATCGCGACTTCCCCGCTAACCGTCGCGGCGATCGCTAA
- a CDS encoding VOC family protein: MSSTAVHQGSMVISCLRYRDAAAAIDWLCDAFGFRRHAVYRGEGNVIAHAQLTFPGGGMIMLGLAENESDWGKLIKQPDEIGGCETQSIYLVSSDVVAIYAKAKEAGAQLYDWYPGRRLRRTRIHLPRSERTPLDCRIV, from the coding sequence ATGTCATCTACTGCCGTTCACCAGGGATCGATGGTGATCTCCTGCTTGCGCTACCGCGACGCGGCCGCCGCCATCGACTGGCTCTGCGACGCGTTTGGCTTCCGCCGACACGCCGTTTATCGGGGCGAAGGCAACGTGATCGCCCACGCACAATTGACGTTCCCTGGCGGCGGCATGATCATGCTCGGCTTGGCCGAGAACGAGTCGGACTGGGGCAAGCTGATCAAACAGCCTGACGAAATCGGCGGCTGCGAAACGCAAAGCATCTACCTGGTTTCGAGCGACGTCGTCGCGATCTACGCCAAGGCGAAAGAGGCCGGCGCCCAGTTATATGATTGGTATCCGGGACGAAGATTACGGCGGACGCGGATTCACCTGCCGCGATCTGAAAGGACGCCTCTGGACTGTCGGATCGTATGA
- a CDS encoding NUDIX hydrolase, whose amino-acid sequence MVDRRYEGVRFAVDRVVHDGRQRDIVRHPGAAVILPIVRDDQICLIRNYRVSVEEALIELPAGTLEPNEPPEVTAARELTEETGYAADSVELLMQFYPSPGIMDERMFVYIATWLTAGAPAREAGEEIENLVVSRGEALAMIGDGRIKDGKTIAALLYYERFRANS is encoded by the coding sequence ATGGTTGATCGTCGATACGAGGGAGTCCGTTTTGCGGTCGATCGCGTCGTGCATGACGGCCGCCAGCGCGACATCGTGCGGCATCCTGGCGCCGCAGTGATCTTGCCGATCGTGAGGGACGATCAGATCTGCTTGATTCGCAACTACCGGGTGTCGGTCGAAGAAGCGTTGATCGAACTGCCGGCCGGGACGCTTGAGCCCAACGAGCCGCCTGAGGTGACCGCAGCGCGGGAACTGACGGAGGAAACGGGCTACGCCGCCGACTCGGTCGAATTGTTGATGCAGTTTTATCCGTCGCCCGGGATCATGGACGAGCGAATGTTCGTCTACATCGCGACCTGGCTGACGGCAGGAGCGCCTGCGCGAGAAGCGGGAGAAGAGATCGAGAATCTAGTGGTCTCGCGCGGCGAAGCGCTGGCGATGATCGGCGACGGCCGTATCAAGGATGGCAAAACGATCGCAGCGCTCCTCTACTACGAACGCTTTCGAGCGAATTCTTAA